TCGGGATGCTGATCCCGATCCTCTTCCTGGTCTCGGTGGTGGTCTTCCTGATGCTCCGCCTGGCCAAGGGCGACCCGGCCATGGCCTACCTCAGGCTCTCCAACATCCCGCCCACGACCGAAGCCCTGGAAGAGGCGCGGTACCTGCTGGGCCTGGACCTGCCGGTCTGGGAACAATACCTGCGCTGGATCGGCAAGGCGCTGCAAGGCGACTTCGGCGTCTCCTGGGTCACGGGCAACCCCGTGCTCGGCGAGATCCTCTACTACCTCCCGGCCACGCTCAAGCTCACGGCCGCGGCCCTGTTCCTGACCCTGGCCCTGTCCATCCCCCTGGGCGTGCTCGCGGCCCTGCGCAAGGACGGCCCCATCGACCACGTGACGCGCGCCTTCGCCTTCGTGGGCGTGTCCATGCCCAGCTTCTGGTTCGCCTATCTGCTGATCTTCGTCTTCGCCGTGACCTTCAAGCTCCTGCCGCCCATGGGCATGGGCGGCGTCTCGCACATCATCATGCCCGCCATGGCCCTGGCGCTCATGTCCACGGCCATCAACATCCGCTTCCTGCGCGCCAACATGCTCGAAAACATGCACGCCCGCTCGGTGCTCTACGCCAGGGCGCGCGGCCTGTCCGAACGGCGCGTGATCTGGGGGCACGTCTTTCGCAACTCGCTGGTGCCGGTGGTCACGAGCATCGGCATGCACCTGGGCGAGCTCATCGGCGGGGCAGTGGTCGTGGAGATGGTCTTCGCCTGGCCCGGCGTGGGCCGCTACGCGGTCATGGCCATCTACAACCGCGATTTCCCGATCCTGCAGTGCTTTCTGCTGGTCATGACCTCCATCTTCGTGCTCTGCAACCTGCTCGTGGACATCCTCTACGCCTGGATCGACCCGCGCATACGCCTGCAAGGGGACCGCTCGTGAGCTGCGAAACACCGTTCTGGCGGCGGCGCATGGTCATGGCCGCCGCCTCCCTGGCCGCCCTGGTCCTTTGCGCGGCCGCGTTCGCGCCATTCGTGGCGCCGCACGATCCCGTGGCCGTGGACCTGACCGCCAAGCTCCTGCCGCCCAGCGCGGACCACTGGCTTGGCACCGACCATCTGGGCCGCGACGTGTTCTCGCGCCTGATCTGGGGGGCGCGCGCCTCGCTCGGCTCGGTGGCGGGCATCGTCTGCCTGCTGCTGGCCATCTCCACGCTCATCGGCTGCCTGGCCGGATACGTGGGCGGCAAGGTGGACGCGGCCCTGATGCGGCTTTGCGACGTCTTCCTGACCTTCCCCACCTTCATCCTGGCCATGTTCCTGGTCGGCATCCTGGGCACGGGCATGGTCAACGTGATCATCGCCATCGCCATGACGCACTGGGCCTGGTACGCGCGCATCATCCGAAGCCTGGTGCTCTCGCTCAGGAACCGCGAATACGTGCTGGCCGCGCGCGTGGCCGGGTCGTCGCGCGGCCGCATCCTCACACGCCACATCCTGCCGCCCGTGGCCGCGCAGCTCGTCGTGCTGGCCACCCTGGACATCGGTCACATGATGCTGCACGTCTCGGGCCTGTCGTTCCTCGGGCTCGGCGTACAGCCGCCAAGCCCGGAATGGGGCGTGATGATCAACGACGCGCGCCAGTACATCTGGGACCACCCGCGCCTGATCATCCTGCCCGGGCTCATGATCTTTCTCTCGGTGATGGCCTTCAACCTGCTCGGCGACGCGCTGCGCGACCGCCTCGACCCCCACGCGGACAAGGGAGCCGACGCATGAGCGCCGAACTGCTGCGCGTCGAGAACGTCTCGCTGGCCACCGGCCGCAACAGCGACCAACGCACCCTTGTCAAGGGCGTCTCCTTTGCCGTGCGGGAAGGCGCGGTCACGGCCCTGATCGGCTCCAGTGGCTCGGGCAAGTCGCTCTCCTGCCTGGCCGGGCTCGGGCTTTTGCCGCCCGGCGTGCGGCGCACGGCCGGCCGCGTGGCGTTGCACGGCCGCGACCTCGACGCCTTGGGCGAAGCCGAGCACCGGCGGATGCTCGGCCGCGAGGCCGCGCTGATCATGCAAAACCCCATGACCTGCTTCGACCCGCTGCACACCGTCGCAAGCCACTTCCGTGAGACCGTGCGGGCCCACGAGCCAGGGAAGCCAAAGCCGGAGCGCTTCGCCAAGGCCCTTTCCAGGGTCGGCTTCGAACGGCCCGAGACCGTGCTGCCGCTCTTTCCCTTCGAGATGAGCGGCGGCATGCTGCAACGGGTGATGATCGCCCTGGCCCTGGCCTGCGGCGCGCGGCTTCTGGTGGCCGACGAGCCGACCACGGACCTCGACGTGGTTGCGCAGGCGCGCATCCTGGACATTCTGGATGGCCTGCGCCGCGAACAGGGCCTGGGCATCCTGCTCGTGACCCACGACCTGTCCATCGTGGCCCGGCTCGCGGGCGAAGTCTGCGTGATGCACCACGGCGAGGTGGTGGAACGCGGCCCGGTGCAGGCGATTTTCGACGCCCCCCGGCACCCGGTGACGCGCGAACTTTTGCGCGCGCACCACGACCTTTCCGGCCTCTCGCCCCTGGCCGAAACGTGCGGAGTCTGAGCCATGGCCATTCTCGAACTTTCCGGCGTCAGCCGCCGCTACCGCCAGGGCGGATGGTTCCGCAAGGGCCGCGACCTGATGGCCGTGCGCGGAGTTTCACTCTCCCTCACGCCGGGCTGCTGCCTGGGGCTCATCGGCCGCAGCGGCTCGGGCAAGAGCACGCTCGGCCGTCTGGCGCTGGGCCTGGAGGCCCCTGACGAGGGCGCGGTGTTGTGGCGCGGCCGCGACGTGCGCGGGCTTCGCGGCGCTGACTTCACGGATTTCCGGCGCAACGTGCAGGTGGTCTTTCAGAACGTGCAGGCCGCGGTCAATCCGCGCCTTCCGATCTGGAAGATCGTGGCCGAGCCGCTGGAGAACTTCGACGGGCTCACGGGCTCGGCCGCGCGCGATGCGGCCGTTTCGCTCCTTTCGCGCGTGGGGCTTGGCGAGGCCGACGCCGACCGCCTGCCGCACCAGTTCAGCGGCGGCATGCTCCAGCGCGTGTGCATCGCCCGCGCCCTGGCCCCGCGCCCGGCCTGCCTCGTGCTCGACGAGGCCGTGAGCAGCCTGGACATGGCCGTGCAGGCGCAGATCATCGACCTGCTCGACGAAATCAGGCGCGAGACCAACGCGGCCTGCCTCTTCATCTCGCACGACATCCGGGTCATCCGCAGGACCTGCGACGAGCTTCTGGTCATGGAGCAGGGCAGGCTGGCCGACCGGCTGGCCAAGCCCTTCGAGCCCGGCCCCGGTGCGCATCCGGCCCTGGCCGAGCTCATCGCCGCGATCCTTCCGGCCCGTCCCAACCTGCCCGCCCGGTCCAAGGTCGCCTGAGGCGGCCCTCACCACCTCCCACCCAGGACCGGGCGGGCCCTTGGGGAGCTGCGAACGATTTTCCCGGCAGCCGGATCAACCTCTGCGGGCAAGATCGGCACGGGAATTGCTGATGATCGGGGTTTTGCCGGGGACTTGCCAAGTTTCCGACGCGCGCCTATAGGGGAGGTGTGCCGCGACGACGCGGCATGCTTCCACGGACGGACAGCCGACCAGACGCTCCCAGGACGGAGCGCGGGCCGCCAGACGGCCCCCCGGAGACGGCATGCGCATCGGCTCGTCGGGTCCGTCCGACAATCCCTACCTCGCCCACCAGAGCGCCTTCGCGGCGGACATGGTCGCTCGCGCCGCGCCCGAGGCCACCGCGCGCGTGACCACGCGCGACTTCGGCTTTTCCCTGGGCGGGTTCGGCCTGCGCTACGTCAGCGAAGACATCCACATCGACGCCGAGGCCCTGGTCCGGCAGGAGGAGCAGCGCACGGCCGCGCGCCTCTCGCGCGTCTTCTCCGACGAAATGGACGTGGCCCAGACCCGCTCCCTGGCCGTGCAGTCCTCGGCCCGGACAGCGGACAGCGCCTCGGCCCTGGGCGACGAGACGACGTTTTCGCCCCTGGCCCGCCCGGCCGCCCTGGCCGCCTACGCCAGATCGAGCGAAAGTGCGGCCATGGAGCGCTTGCCCGGCCGCCTGCTGGCCGTGGCCTGACCCCTTCGACGATTCCCGCCCCGCCAAACCGGCCTCGAAAAAGTCTATAAACACGCAAGACGTTTTCTTGGCCCTGTGACAATGCGGCCTTCCGCAGACTCCCCGCAAGCCGGGCGCTTCACGCCTCAGTCCGTGGCTTTCCTGCGCGTGGGGATCACTCCTCGGCCTTTTCGTCGCCCGGATGGACGCGAATCGCGCTTGACCTGTATCGGCCAAGCTGCAAAAAAGGAGCGCGGATGAGAGACGAGGTGCAAACAAAGAGTGAAGCATGCCAGACAAGAGAAAGCAATAAATGGCAATGACCATGGAACCACTCATCGACGCGTATTTCGAAACCCTCACCGAGCATTGCGCCATTGCAAAGTATTCGGCGATTTTTCTTTATTGCATCGAGAGCATCATCACCCTGTGCATCAGGCGAACGAAAAAATCTTCGCGAGATGACCTTTACTACGGATTCCAGAACAATCTCAGTCTCACGAGATTTCTGATTCTCCGGCTGTCCATCGGCCTGTTCATCGTCATCGAGCCAATGGCAACAGAAAGAGGAGCCTCGTGTTCCCCGGATTATATTCTGATATTCGTCTTGCTTGGGCTCATCGTCCACGGAGTCAGGACAATGCTTGCAGGAAAGAGAGCGAAAGCCTCTTCAGACGCTCACAATGCATGATCATTCAAAAGGGATAAGAAATATTTTTAAAATTCATCAATTCACTTCTGTACAAACCATAGGTTCATATCAGCACATTTACTCTTAGCATCAGTCTTCATTAACATTCTAGAATCCGCCTCATCAAGAGCTAATAATTCAGATCCAACTCCACGCTCAAGATAGCATGATCTGTAAAAGAACCAGACTCATCTCCAACGATATATCTTCCTGAAACATCTTGCAAATACATCGCAGAGCAAACACGAAAATGGCTTGATGCAACGAAATGGTCTAGACGACTGGATACCCTCTCACCAGCGCCGTTCTTCCTACTTCCAATATAGCTCCCTTCAGATAATGGATTTGGATTTTTCGATTGCCAACCATTCGCCAACAAAGCATGAATCTGCTGGCACCCTGCGCTTCGTTGACGCCCCCAAAAGTCCATGTTGAAATCACCCATCAAGATGGCCGGACCATTTGTATTCAATAATTTGTTCGTGATATGCAGCCAATATTCTCTCTTTTTAGCTGCGTTTTTAGGAATAGGCATCCTAACGCCAAAAATATCCATATCCAAAGTCCTTACATGAAGGAAATTTGGAGGATCACAAGGATCTCCACACTGAACTGACATACCACCAATATGCATCTCCCCTTTGGAGGCTATCAATACTTGATTCTGCCCAGGAACATAGTTGGAGCAGTGGAAGCAAAAGCCCATAGCATTCATTCTACATGCAAAATTATGACTGTTTCGCCCATGGACATACTCTGTCAGAATTAAAACATCAGGACTGAGGTCCATAACAATATCGAAGAACGAACCTGGAACTGGAATAGCGTTTGTCCTATGGTTCATATTCAAAGTAGCAATACGGATCATGTGCCCTCTTAACCTTCCGCCGCAAACAATGTAATGCATGATATCGCACTGTGGTGTACAGAGATAGTATTCACCTGACACTGCCGCCCTTGGGGGGCTGAGTTACGCAGCGTCCTTTGCCGCCTTTTTCTCGGTTCCTTCTTCGGGATGCCCCAAATGCGGCCCGCCGGGGCGCGTTATTTCGCGCGCTTGTCCAGCACCCGGTTGGCCTTGCCCTCGGAGCGTTCAAGGCTCCTGGGCTCCACCAGCCGAACCTTGAACGCCACGCCGAGGTCCGAGGACAGGCGGCGCTCGATCTTGCGGATGAGATCCTGCTGCGCGCCGATGGAGCCGGACACGATGGCCTCCTCCTCGGCCTCCACCAGCACCTGCGCCTGATCCAGGTGCGACTCGTCGCGCTCGATCACGATCTGGTAGTGCGGCTGCGCGCCGCCCTGGCCGTGGATGACCTCAAGCAGGATCGCCTCCACCTGGCTCGGGAAGACGTTGATGCCGCGCACGGTGAGCATGTCGTCCGTGCGGCCGATGATGCGGTCGATGCGGCGCAGGGTGCGGCCGCAGGGGCAGGGGCCGTCGATGAACCGGGTCAGGTCGCCGGTGCGGTAGCGGATGACCGGGAAGGCTTCCTTGGTCAGGGTGGTCAGCACCAGCTCGCCCTTCTCGCCCGGCGGCAGGGGAGCGCCCGTGTCCGGGTCCACGATCTCGGCCAGGAAATGATCCTCATTCAGGTGCAGGCCGCTGCGCTCCAGACATTCGCCCGCCACGCCCGGCCCCATGACCTCGGAGATGCCGTAGTTGTCCGTGGCCGTCAGCTTCAGGCGCTGCTCGATCTCGCGGCGCATGGCCTCGGACCAGGTCTCGGCTCCGAAAAGCCCGAAGCGAAGCGACAAGGCGTTGGGATTGACGCCCGTCTCGTCCATGACGTCGGCCAGGTGCAGGGCGTAGGAGGGCGTGCAGACCAGCGCCGTGGTGCGGTAGTCCTGCATGACCATGACCTGGCGCTTGGAGCCGCCGGACGAGGCCGGGATGACCGAGGCCCCGAGCGCCTCGCAGCCGTAGTGGAACCCAAAGCCGCCCGTGAACAGGCCGTAATGGAAGGCCACCTGCACCAAGTCGTCGCGCGTCACGCCGCCGGCCACGAGCAGCCGCGCCGCGAGCCCGGCCCAGCGGGCGATGTCGTTCTTGGTGTAGCCCACCACCGTGGGCTTGCCCGTGGTGCCCGACGAGGCTTGCAGGCGCACAACCTCGCGCAGGGGCACGGCGAAGAGGCCGTAGGGATAGTTCTCGCGCAGATCGGCCTTGGTGGTGAAGGGCAGCTTGGCGAGGTCGTCCAGGGTGCGCACGTCGTCGGGCTCGAAACCCATCTCGTCGAAGCGCGTTCTGTAGAGCGGCACGTTGCGCGCCACGCGGTTGAGCGTGGATTGCAGGCGTTCGAGCTGCACCCCCTCAAGGGTGTCCCGGTCCATGCGTTCGTATTCCGGATCGTAGTACATGGCCTTCGCCTCCTCGCTTTCGTCGCCACCTGAACAGCCTGCGAAACGGAACTACTCAACGCCCCTCAGCGTTCGTCGCCCCCGGCGTCGCGGCCGAGATAGGCGCGCTGCACGTCGCGGTTTTCGAGCAGTTCCCCGGCCGGCCCCTGAAGAATGACCCGACCGGTTTCGAGCACGTAGCCGCGGTCCGCGATGGTCAGGGCCATGCGGGCGTTTTGCTCCACCAAAAGCACGGTCAGGCCGCGCTCCTGCCGCAGGGCCACGATACGCGCGAAGATTTCCTTCGTCACGGCCGGGGCCAGCCCCATGCTCGGCTCGTCCAGGAGCAGCATGCGCGGCCTGGCCATGAGCGCCCGGCCGATGGCCAGCATCT
The Alkalidesulfovibrio alkalitolerans DSM 16529 genome window above contains:
- the nikB gene encoding nickel ABC transporter permease subunit NikB: MFRYILRRIGMLIPILFLVSVVVFLMLRLAKGDPAMAYLRLSNIPPTTEALEEARYLLGLDLPVWEQYLRWIGKALQGDFGVSWVTGNPVLGEILYYLPATLKLTAAALFLTLALSIPLGVLAALRKDGPIDHVTRAFAFVGVSMPSFWFAYLLIFVFAVTFKLLPPMGMGGVSHIIMPAMALALMSTAINIRFLRANMLENMHARSVLYARARGLSERRVIWGHVFRNSLVPVVTSIGMHLGELIGGAVVVEMVFAWPGVGRYAVMAIYNRDFPILQCFLLVMTSIFVLCNLLVDILYAWIDPRIRLQGDRS
- the nikC gene encoding nickel ABC transporter permease subunit NikC codes for the protein MSCETPFWRRRMVMAAASLAALVLCAAAFAPFVAPHDPVAVDLTAKLLPPSADHWLGTDHLGRDVFSRLIWGARASLGSVAGIVCLLLAISTLIGCLAGYVGGKVDAALMRLCDVFLTFPTFILAMFLVGILGTGMVNVIIAIAMTHWAWYARIIRSLVLSLRNREYVLAARVAGSSRGRILTRHILPPVAAQLVVLATLDIGHMMLHVSGLSFLGLGVQPPSPEWGVMINDARQYIWDHPRLIILPGLMIFLSVMAFNLLGDALRDRLDPHADKGADA
- a CDS encoding ABC transporter ATP-binding protein, encoding MSAELLRVENVSLATGRNSDQRTLVKGVSFAVREGAVTALIGSSGSGKSLSCLAGLGLLPPGVRRTAGRVALHGRDLDALGEAEHRRMLGREAALIMQNPMTCFDPLHTVASHFRETVRAHEPGKPKPERFAKALSRVGFERPETVLPLFPFEMSGGMLQRVMIALALACGARLLVADEPTTDLDVVAQARILDILDGLRREQGLGILLVTHDLSIVARLAGEVCVMHHGEVVERGPVQAIFDAPRHPVTRELLRAHHDLSGLSPLAETCGV
- a CDS encoding ABC transporter ATP-binding protein translates to MAILELSGVSRRYRQGGWFRKGRDLMAVRGVSLSLTPGCCLGLIGRSGSGKSTLGRLALGLEAPDEGAVLWRGRDVRGLRGADFTDFRRNVQVVFQNVQAAVNPRLPIWKIVAEPLENFDGLTGSAARDAAVSLLSRVGLGEADADRLPHQFSGGMLQRVCIARALAPRPACLVLDEAVSSLDMAVQAQIIDLLDEIRRETNAACLFISHDIRVIRRTCDELLVMEQGRLADRLAKPFEPGPGAHPALAELIAAILPARPNLPARSKVA
- a CDS encoding endonuclease/exonuclease/phosphatase family protein, with product MIRIATLNMNHRTNAIPVPGSFFDIVMDLSPDVLILTEYVHGRNSHNFACRMNAMGFCFHCSNYVPGQNQVLIASKGEMHIGGMSVQCGDPCDPPNFLHVRTLDMDIFGVRMPIPKNAAKKREYWLHITNKLLNTNGPAILMGDFNMDFWGRQRSAGCQQIHALLANGWQSKNPNPLSEGSYIGSRKNGAGERVSSRLDHFVASSHFRVCSAMYLQDVSGRYIVGDESGSFTDHAILSVELDLNY
- a CDS encoding phenylacetate--CoA ligase family protein yields the protein MYYDPEYERMDRDTLEGVQLERLQSTLNRVARNVPLYRTRFDEMGFEPDDVRTLDDLAKLPFTTKADLRENYPYGLFAVPLREVVRLQASSGTTGKPTVVGYTKNDIARWAGLAARLLVAGGVTRDDLVQVAFHYGLFTGGFGFHYGCEALGASVIPASSGGSKRQVMVMQDYRTTALVCTPSYALHLADVMDETGVNPNALSLRFGLFGAETWSEAMRREIEQRLKLTATDNYGISEVMGPGVAGECLERSGLHLNEDHFLAEIVDPDTGAPLPPGEKGELVLTTLTKEAFPVIRYRTGDLTRFIDGPCPCGRTLRRIDRIIGRTDDMLTVRGINVFPSQVEAILLEVIHGQGGAQPHYQIVIERDESHLDQAQVLVEAEEEAIVSGSIGAQQDLIRKIERRLSSDLGVAFKVRLVEPRSLERSEGKANRVLDKRAK